One region of Haloprofundus salilacus genomic DNA includes:
- a CDS encoding acyl-CoA carboxylase subunit beta, producing the protein MDDRIEELREKRAEARKGGGEDRIKSQHEKGKMTARERIDYFLDDGTFHEFDQFRTHRTHKFGMEEQQLYGDGVVTGYGEVDGRTVFVFAHDFTVFGGSLGEVFAEKVCKLMDQAMEVGAPIVGLNDSAGARIQEGVTSLGGFADIFTRNQKASGVVPQISAIMGPCAGGAVYSPAITDFVFMVKETSHMFITGPDVIKTVTGEEVTFEELGGAVTHASTSGVSHFAVDSEEEALDEIARLLSYLPQNNVEDPPRVDPWDDPERADKELNSIVPDQPRKPYDMHDVVDHVFDERSFFEVHEEYAKNIVVGFARLDGHAVGVVANQPRVNAGTLDIHASEKGARFVRFCDAFNVPIVTFVDVPGFLPGTDQEHNGIIRHGAKLLYAYSEATVPLLTVITRKAYGGAYDVMASKHLGADVNYAWPTAEIAVMGPQGAVNILYREELAEADDPDARRDELIEEYREEFANPYTAADRGFLDDVIEPPETRPRLVDDLHMLKSKREQTPDKKHGNLPI; encoded by the coding sequence ATGGACGACCGTATCGAAGAACTCCGCGAGAAGCGCGCCGAAGCGCGCAAAGGCGGCGGCGAAGACCGCATCAAGTCCCAGCACGAGAAGGGGAAGATGACGGCGCGCGAGCGCATCGACTACTTCCTCGACGACGGGACGTTCCACGAGTTCGACCAGTTCCGCACGCACAGAACCCACAAGTTCGGGATGGAGGAACAGCAGTTGTACGGCGACGGCGTCGTCACGGGGTACGGCGAAGTCGACGGCCGCACGGTCTTCGTCTTCGCACACGACTTCACCGTCTTCGGCGGGTCGCTCGGCGAAGTGTTCGCCGAGAAAGTCTGCAAACTGATGGACCAGGCGATGGAAGTCGGCGCGCCCATCGTCGGGCTCAACGACTCCGCGGGCGCGCGGATTCAGGAGGGCGTCACCTCCCTCGGCGGGTTCGCCGATATCTTCACGCGCAACCAGAAGGCTAGCGGCGTCGTTCCCCAGATTTCGGCCATAATGGGACCGTGCGCGGGCGGCGCGGTGTACTCGCCCGCCATCACCGACTTCGTCTTCATGGTGAAGGAGACGAGCCACATGTTCATCACCGGTCCCGACGTTATCAAGACGGTCACCGGCGAGGAAGTGACGTTCGAGGAACTCGGCGGCGCGGTCACCCACGCCTCCACCTCCGGCGTCTCGCACTTCGCTGTCGACTCCGAGGAGGAGGCACTCGACGAGATAGCGCGCCTGCTCTCGTACCTCCCGCAGAACAACGTCGAGGACCCGCCGCGCGTGGACCCGTGGGATGACCCCGAGCGCGCCGACAAGGAGCTCAACTCCATCGTCCCCGACCAGCCTCGGAAGCCGTACGACATGCACGACGTCGTCGACCACGTCTTCGACGAGCGCTCTTTCTTCGAGGTCCACGAGGAGTACGCGAAGAACATCGTCGTCGGCTTCGCCCGCCTCGACGGCCACGCCGTCGGCGTCGTCGCGAACCAGCCGCGAGTGAACGCCGGGACGCTCGACATCCATGCCTCCGAGAAGGGCGCGCGCTTCGTCCGCTTCTGCGACGCGTTCAACGTCCCCATCGTCACGTTCGTCGACGTACCGGGCTTCCTCCCCGGCACCGACCAGGAGCACAACGGCATCATCCGTCACGGCGCGAAGCTGCTATACGCTTACTCGGAGGCGACCGTCCCGCTCCTGACGGTCATCACGCGCAAAGCCTATGGCGGCGCGTACGACGTGATGGCGTCGAAGCACCTCGGCGCGGACGTGAACTACGCGTGGCCGACGGCAGAAATCGCCGTCATGGGACCGCAGGGCGCGGTCAACATCCTCTACCGCGAGGAACTCGCGGAGGCCGACGACCCCGACGCCCGCCGCGACGAGCTCATCGAGGAGTACCGCGAGGAATTCGCCAACCCCTACACCGCGGCGGACCGTGGCTTCCTCGACGACGTCATCGAACCGCCGGAAACGCGTCCGCGACTCGTCGACGACCTGCACATGCTGAAGTCCAAGCGCGAGCAGACACCGGACAAGAAACACGGAAACCTCCCGATATGA
- a CDS encoding helix-turn-helix domain-containing protein, which translates to MSHIAEFELSSPKIPLLSALEAAPSMELRVEEAVPLREPTPLFLFLWASGGDFDAFESALEDDETVTAVDVLDRFEHQQLYRICVDGDEVFYPVGATVGASRLEVTATYDGLHVRMRFPDRKSLSAFRKSVRERGATFSLKRLYTPDSPGVSEQYGLSEKQRSALRTAVDIGYYDVPRRASLDELADELGISGQATSERLRRGTVTLVRNTIGVEP; encoded by the coding sequence ATGAGCCACATCGCCGAGTTCGAACTTTCGAGTCCAAAGATACCGCTGCTGTCCGCCCTGGAGGCAGCACCGTCGATGGAACTCCGCGTCGAAGAGGCCGTTCCGCTGCGCGAACCGACACCGTTGTTTCTGTTTCTGTGGGCCAGCGGCGGTGACTTCGACGCCTTCGAGAGCGCCCTCGAAGACGACGAGACGGTCACCGCCGTCGACGTCCTCGACCGGTTCGAGCACCAGCAGCTCTACCGAATCTGCGTCGACGGCGACGAGGTGTTCTACCCCGTCGGGGCGACAGTCGGTGCGTCGCGTCTGGAGGTGACTGCGACGTACGACGGACTCCACGTTCGGATGCGGTTTCCCGACCGCAAGTCGCTCTCGGCGTTCCGGAAGAGCGTCCGCGAACGGGGCGCTACGTTCTCGTTGAAACGGCTCTACACGCCTGACAGCCCCGGAGTTAGCGAGCAGTACGGCCTTTCGGAGAAGCAGCGCTCCGCGCTTCGAACGGCGGTCGATATCGGTTACTACGACGTCCCTCGCCGCGCGAGTCTCGACGAACTCGCCGACGAGCTGGGTATCTCGGGACAGGCGACGTCCGAGCGCCTCCGTCGAGGGACGGTGACGCTTGTCCGCAACACTATCGGCGTCGAACCGTAG
- a CDS encoding sodium-dependent transporter: MPARETWATRLGFILAAVGSAVGLGNIWRFPFLTGEAGGAAFLVVYLLFIAVVGLPVLLVEFVIGRRSERNPVNAFERLGKPAWTFIGAIGALAGFIILSYYSVVGGWVIQYIIGSLSGAYFAAPEEYFLSTASGTNAVVFHAVFMGLVAGVVALGIRDGLERAAKLMVPSVIVLLVALAGYGATLDSAGDAYAYYLSPDFGEIAANVFSIIPDAAGQAFFTLSLGMGVMITYASYLGEDRNLLKDGLTVVTIDTFIAFLAGLVVFPFLFAQGTDPGSGGAGAVFISLAAAFAELPAGGIIGFVFFVMLGIAALTSAFSILEVIVSYAIDNFGVDRKVATVAIAGVLFVVGIPTALDLTYLDTYDLFANNILLILGGTLMAIFVGYAYAEDSLAELAQGRGSDGAFETYWIWMLRIPVILLLLVTLALGVQDYIGFLQETYF; encoded by the coding sequence ATGCCTGCACGAGAAACCTGGGCCACGCGGCTCGGCTTCATCCTGGCAGCGGTCGGTAGCGCAGTGGGATTAGGTAACATCTGGCGCTTTCCCTTCCTCACGGGAGAGGCGGGTGGGGCGGCGTTCCTCGTCGTCTACCTGCTGTTCATCGCCGTCGTCGGACTCCCGGTGCTTCTCGTGGAGTTCGTCATCGGACGGCGCTCCGAGCGTAATCCGGTGAACGCCTTCGAACGTCTCGGGAAACCGGCGTGGACGTTCATCGGCGCTATCGGCGCGCTCGCGGGGTTCATCATCCTCTCGTACTACAGCGTCGTCGGCGGATGGGTCATCCAGTACATCATCGGAAGCCTCAGCGGCGCGTACTTCGCCGCGCCCGAGGAGTACTTCCTCTCGACGGCATCCGGAACGAACGCGGTCGTCTTCCACGCCGTCTTCATGGGACTCGTCGCCGGCGTCGTCGCGCTCGGCATCCGCGACGGTCTCGAACGCGCGGCGAAACTCATGGTTCCGAGCGTCATCGTCCTGCTCGTCGCGCTCGCAGGATACGGCGCGACGCTAGATTCCGCGGGCGACGCGTACGCGTACTACCTCTCGCCCGACTTCGGCGAAATCGCGGCCAACGTCTTCTCCATCATCCCTGACGCGGCGGGGCAGGCGTTCTTCACGCTCTCGCTCGGGATGGGCGTGATGATAACCTACGCGTCCTACCTCGGCGAGGACCGTAACCTGCTGAAGGACGGACTGACCGTCGTCACCATCGACACGTTCATCGCGTTCCTCGCAGGGTTGGTCGTCTTCCCGTTCCTGTTCGCGCAGGGGACCGACCCCGGTTCGGGCGGCGCGGGTGCAGTGTTCATCAGCCTCGCGGCGGCGTTCGCCGAACTCCCCGCAGGCGGCATCATCGGCTTCGTTTTCTTCGTGATGCTCGGCATCGCGGCGCTGACGAGCGCGTTCAGCATCCTCGAAGTCATCGTCTCGTACGCCATCGACAACTTCGGCGTCGACCGGAAGGTGGCGACCGTCGCCATCGCCGGCGTCCTCTTCGTCGTCGGCATCCCGACGGCGCTGGACCTCACGTACCTCGACACGTACGACCTGTTCGCGAACAACATCCTGCTCATCCTCGGCGGCACCCTGATGGCTATCTTCGTCGGCTACGCCTACGCGGAGGACTCGCTGGCGGAACTCGCGCAGGGCCGGGGCAGCGACGGCGCGTTCGAGACCTACTGGATCTGGATGCTCCGCATCCCAGTCATTCTCCTGCTCCTCGTCACCCTCGCGCTTGGCGTACAGGACTACATCGGTTTCCTGCAGGAAACGTACTTCTGA
- a CDS encoding NADPH:quinone reductase codes for MRAARFHEHGGPDVLTVDDVDSPEPGYGEVVVDVRAIGVNPVDTYFREGAYPVPSLPFTPGSDLAGVVSSVGDGVERFAPGDRVFGTGLGNGMHGTYAEEVATPAEFLATLPDGASFEDGAALALVGMTAWQALVAHADLEPAELALVHGGNGGVGHVAVQLAETMGARVLTTANPDYRARLQELGAETVFDYGRSDLTESVQRVGAPEVIVDTRMDEYLQFDADVAAQGARVICVGNSTEQAGLSAVGAAKSKDVRFQFMTMYNTPDKAAVLARLGDLLARGEVVPEIEETYGLDEAGEAQRTVLEESFLGKLVITT; via the coding sequence ATGCGCGCAGCCAGATTCCACGAGCACGGTGGCCCGGACGTACTGACCGTCGACGACGTCGACTCGCCCGAACCCGGTTACGGAGAGGTCGTCGTCGACGTTCGAGCCATCGGCGTCAACCCCGTTGACACCTACTTCCGCGAGGGCGCGTACCCCGTCCCCTCGCTGCCGTTCACACCCGGTTCGGACCTCGCGGGCGTCGTTTCGAGCGTCGGCGACGGCGTCGAGCGGTTCGCCCCCGGCGACCGCGTCTTCGGCACCGGCCTCGGCAATGGGATGCACGGCACCTACGCCGAGGAAGTCGCCACACCCGCGGAGTTCCTCGCGACGCTCCCCGATGGTGCCTCCTTCGAGGACGGCGCGGCGCTCGCGCTCGTTGGCATGACCGCGTGGCAGGCGCTCGTCGCGCACGCCGACCTCGAACCCGCCGAACTCGCGCTCGTCCACGGCGGCAACGGCGGCGTCGGCCACGTCGCCGTCCAACTCGCCGAGACGATGGGCGCGCGCGTCCTCACGACTGCGAACCCCGACTACCGCGCCAGGCTGCAGGAACTCGGCGCGGAGACCGTATTCGATTATGGCCGAAGCGACCTGACCGAGTCCGTCCAGCGCGTCGGCGCGCCCGAGGTCATTGTCGACACGCGGATGGACGAGTACCTCCAGTTCGACGCCGACGTGGCGGCGCAGGGCGCGCGAGTCATCTGCGTCGGCAACTCGACCGAACAAGCGGGACTCTCCGCCGTCGGCGCGGCCAAGAGTAAGGACGTGCGCTTCCAGTTCATGACGATGTACAACACGCCGGACAAGGCGGCGGTGCTGGCCCGCCTCGGCGACCTGCTCGCACGCGGCGAAGTCGTCCCCGAAATCGAGGAGACGTACGGACTCGACGAAGCGGGCGAGGCCCAGCGCACCGTATTGGAGGAGAGCTTCCTCGGAAAGTTGGTCATCACGACCTGA
- a CDS encoding sodium-dependent transporter, with protein MTRETWGTRIGFILAAVGSAVGLGNIWRFPWITAEQGGSAFLAVYLLVVLAIGVPGLLGEFVIGRRSKRNPVGALRSLSGSKNWGRVGFFSVVTSVALLSFYSVVGGWILRYFVESVGALLGVGAPYFSNPGDYFGAAAFGLGALFFHVLFLALTAGIVLAGVRRGIEVGTTVMMPAVFVLLVALAAWASTRTGAAGGYEFFLRFDVATVRENFFEVLGPAAGQALFTLSLGAGTMVTYSSYLDEDRSLPADATTIAVLNTAVGVLAGLVVFPLLFSLGIDPASTGTGEGALFVGLAGAFSQLPGGVLIATAFFAVVTLAALSSSISMLEIPVAFLVDEYGMKRRDAVALLLALVAVTGGVCALRPSVFGFVAGTLVDILLTVGLIAFLVFVGWVMGRDAVEEFRSGSGTVARALSDPWRVAAGVVIPLFLVFTLLTTFGVDTRVGFWPTVAIAVGVAAVTILGARASRRLPKAN; from the coding sequence ATGACACGAGAGACGTGGGGCACGCGAATCGGATTCATCCTCGCCGCGGTGGGCAGCGCGGTCGGGTTGGGCAACATCTGGCGCTTCCCGTGGATCACCGCCGAACAGGGCGGCAGCGCCTTCCTCGCGGTGTATCTGCTCGTCGTCCTCGCTATCGGGGTGCCGGGGTTGCTCGGCGAGTTCGTCATCGGGCGGCGGTCGAAGCGGAATCCCGTCGGCGCGCTTCGCTCGCTGTCGGGGTCGAAGAACTGGGGTCGCGTCGGCTTCTTCAGCGTCGTCACGTCCGTCGCGCTGCTCTCGTTCTACAGCGTCGTCGGCGGGTGGATTCTCCGGTACTTCGTCGAGAGCGTCGGCGCGCTCCTCGGCGTCGGCGCGCCGTACTTCTCGAACCCCGGCGACTACTTCGGCGCGGCCGCGTTCGGTCTCGGCGCGCTATTCTTCCACGTGCTGTTTCTCGCGCTCACCGCCGGTATCGTCCTCGCGGGCGTCCGCCGCGGCATCGAAGTCGGGACGACGGTGATGATGCCCGCCGTCTTCGTGCTCCTCGTTGCGCTCGCGGCGTGGGCGTCGACGCGCACGGGCGCGGCGGGCGGCTACGAGTTCTTCCTCCGCTTCGACGTCGCGACCGTTCGGGAGAACTTCTTCGAGGTGCTCGGTCCGGCGGCCGGGCAGGCGCTGTTCACGCTCTCGCTCGGCGCGGGCACGATGGTAACGTACTCGTCGTACCTCGACGAGGACCGCTCGCTCCCCGCGGACGCGACGACGATCGCCGTGCTCAACACGGCCGTCGGCGTCCTCGCCGGTCTCGTCGTCTTCCCGCTCCTGTTCTCGCTGGGCATCGACCCGGCGTCGACGGGGACCGGCGAGGGTGCGCTGTTCGTCGGTCTCGCGGGCGCGTTCTCGCAGTTACCGGGCGGCGTGCTCATCGCGACGGCGTTCTTCGCCGTCGTCACGCTGGCGGCGCTGTCGAGTTCCATCAGCATGCTCGAGATCCCCGTCGCCTTCCTCGTCGACGAGTACGGGATGAAGCGCCGCGACGCCGTCGCCCTGCTGTTGGCGCTCGTCGCGGTCACCGGCGGCGTCTGCGCGCTCCGCCCGAGCGTCTTCGGGTTCGTCGCCGGAACGCTCGTCGACATTCTCCTGACCGTCGGTCTCATCGCGTTCCTCGTCTTCGTCGGGTGGGTGATGGGTCGCGACGCCGTCGAGGAGTTCCGCTCCGGTAGCGGGACGGTCGCACGCGCGCTGTCCGACCCGTGGCGCGTCGCCGCCGGCGTCGTCATTCCCCTGTTCTTGGTGTTCACGCTCCTGACGACGTTCGGCGTCGACACCCGCGTCGGCTTCTGGCCCACCGTCGCCATCGCCGTCGGCGTCGCCGCCGTCACCATCCTCGGCGCGCGCGCCTCTCGACGGCTGCCGAAAGCGAACTGA
- a CDS encoding SDR family NAD(P)-dependent oxidoreductase: MTVLDSFRLDGRTAIVTGGNRGIGREIADALAEAGANVVVANRSADSGETAANEIADEWGVETLAVPVDVADEAEVRAMVDATVDRFSGIDILVNNAGIVVHEAAEEMTVDEWDAVMQVNVRGVFLCSKHAGTEMMESGGGTILNVSSMSARVANYPQRQVAYNASKGAVESFTRQLASEWAEHDIRVNCLAPGYIRTDNTDQADDVNPNIGEVWRSEMLMDEIPGPEAVAPAALYLASDASSYVTGGSLVVDGGYTVR; the protein is encoded by the coding sequence ATGACAGTACTCGACAGTTTTCGACTCGACGGACGGACGGCTATCGTCACTGGCGGTAACCGCGGTATCGGCCGCGAAATCGCCGACGCGCTCGCGGAGGCGGGCGCGAACGTCGTCGTCGCCAACCGCAGCGCCGACTCCGGCGAGACGGCCGCGAACGAGATTGCCGACGAGTGGGGCGTCGAGACGCTCGCCGTCCCCGTCGACGTGGCCGACGAGGCCGAGGTTCGTGCGATGGTCGACGCGACGGTCGACCGTTTCAGCGGTATCGATATCCTCGTCAACAACGCGGGTATCGTCGTCCACGAGGCGGCCGAGGAGATGACCGTCGACGAGTGGGACGCGGTGATGCAGGTCAACGTTCGGGGCGTCTTCCTCTGCTCGAAACACGCCGGGACCGAGATGATGGAGTCAGGCGGCGGCACCATCCTCAACGTCTCCTCGATGTCCGCTCGGGTCGCCAACTACCCGCAGCGACAGGTCGCCTACAACGCCTCGAAGGGCGCGGTCGAATCGTTCACTCGTCAGTTGGCCTCCGAGTGGGCCGAACACGACATCCGGGTGAACTGCCTCGCACCCGGCTACATCCGCACGGACAACACCGACCAGGCCGACGACGTCAACCCGAACATCGGCGAGGTGTGGCGCTCGGAGATGCTGATGGACGAAATTCCGGGACCGGAAGCCGTCGCCCCCGCGGCGCTGTACCTCGCCAGCGACGCCTCGTCGTACGTCACCGGCGGATCGCTCGTCGTCGACGGCGGCTACACGGTCAGATAG
- the sucD gene encoding succinate--CoA ligase subunit alpha, with amino-acid sequence MSILVDDDTRVVVQGITGGEGKFHTGQMEEYGTNVVAGAVPGKGGQEVDGIPVYDTVDEAVREENADASVIFVPPAFAADAIFEALDTDLDLAVAITEGIPTQDMAKVNKRLSEVDTRLIGPNCPGIITPGEAKLGILPGNIFADGNVGLVSRSGTLTYQVVDNLTSRGIGQTTAIGIGGDPIIGTDFVDALSLFEEDDETDAVVMCGEIGGEDEEEAAAFIDEQMDTPVAGFIAGRTAPPGKRMGHAGAIVSGSGTGTAESKINALNDAGVPVGDTPEEVADAIESFL; translated from the coding sequence ATGAGCATTCTCGTAGACGACGACACGCGCGTAGTGGTACAGGGAATTACCGGTGGGGAAGGGAAGTTCCACACCGGTCAGATGGAGGAGTACGGCACGAACGTCGTCGCGGGCGCGGTGCCCGGCAAGGGAGGCCAGGAAGTCGACGGCATCCCCGTCTACGACACGGTCGACGAGGCCGTCCGCGAGGAGAACGCTGACGCCTCCGTCATCTTCGTTCCCCCGGCGTTTGCCGCCGACGCCATCTTCGAGGCGCTCGACACCGACCTCGACCTCGCCGTAGCCATCACCGAGGGCATTCCAACGCAGGACATGGCGAAGGTGAACAAGCGCCTCTCGGAGGTCGACACCCGCCTCATCGGCCCGAACTGCCCCGGCATCATCACCCCCGGCGAGGCGAAACTCGGCATTCTCCCCGGTAACATTTTCGCCGACGGTAACGTAGGTCTCGTCTCCCGCTCCGGCACCCTGACCTACCAGGTCGTCGACAACCTCACCAGCCGCGGCATCGGCCAGACCACCGCCATCGGCATCGGCGGCGACCCCATCATCGGGACGGACTTCGTCGACGCGCTCTCGCTGTTTGAGGAGGACGACGAGACCGACGCGGTCGTCATGTGCGGCGAGATCGGCGGCGAGGACGAGGAGGAGGCCGCCGCGTTCATCGACGAACAGATGGACACCCCCGTCGCCGGCTTCATCGCCGGCCGGACCGCGCCGCCGGGCAAGCGCATGGGCCACGCGGGCGCCATCGTCTCCGGCAGCGGCACCGGCACCGCCGAGAGCAAGATCAACGCCCTGAACGACGCGGGCGTCCCCGTCGGCGACACGCCCGAGGAAGTCGCCGACGCCATCGAGTCGTTCCTCTGA
- a CDS encoding SDR family oxidoreductase — protein MTVSFDFSDRVAVVTGASGALGSAVAEAFHDAGATVAACDVVAPSDEDSLLDADEGIQFYEADFTDEDAVSETMSQIADDHGRIDYLANIAGTWRGGSPIEETEVETFDFLFDVNLKTMFLASKHAIPHLDDEEGAIVSVSARSSLEGGDGDGIYRASKAGVRLLTETIAEENKGTVRANAVMPSVIDTPQNREMMSDADFDKWVKPEEIARVVMFLCSDGAAVTSGAAVPVYGEA, from the coding sequence ATGACAGTGAGCTTCGACTTCAGCGACAGAGTCGCCGTCGTCACCGGCGCGTCGGGCGCGCTCGGCAGCGCCGTCGCCGAGGCGTTCCACGACGCGGGCGCGACCGTCGCGGCCTGCGACGTGGTGGCACCGAGCGACGAGGATTCGCTGCTGGACGCCGACGAGGGCATCCAGTTCTACGAGGCGGACTTCACCGACGAGGACGCCGTCTCGGAGACGATGAGCCAAATCGCCGACGACCACGGGCGAATCGACTACCTCGCGAACATCGCCGGGACGTGGCGGGGCGGATCGCCCATCGAGGAAACGGAGGTAGAGACGTTCGACTTCCTCTTCGACGTGAACTTGAAGACGATGTTTCTCGCCTCGAAGCACGCGATTCCGCACCTCGACGACGAGGAGGGGGCCATCGTCTCCGTCTCCGCGCGGTCGTCGCTCGAAGGCGGCGATGGCGACGGTATCTACCGGGCGTCGAAGGCGGGCGTGCGACTGTTGACCGAGACCATCGCCGAGGAGAACAAGGGGACGGTCCGGGCGAACGCAGTGATGCCGAGCGTCATCGACACGCCGCAGAACCGGGAGATGATGTCCGACGCTGACTTCGACAAGTGGGTGAAACCGGAGGAGATCGCCAGAGTCGTCATGTTCCTCTGCTCGGACGGCGCGGCGGTGACGAGCGGCGCGGCGGTACCCGTCTACGGCGAGGCCTGA
- a CDS encoding acc operon protein has translation MSLDADAKGEETGGDDSDSGTTRQRLADSSADLLVPANADDAEAAAIAAAVGAHLRDQQVAAAAAASESAETWEGERWRFAARVDALQGRSVRVPDGAPTDAWTAAGRTDRL, from the coding sequence ATGAGCCTCGACGCCGACGCGAAAGGTGAGGAGACCGGAGGCGACGACTCCGACAGCGGGACGACCCGCCAGCGTCTCGCCGACAGTTCGGCGGATCTCCTCGTCCCCGCCAACGCCGACGACGCCGAGGCGGCCGCCATCGCCGCCGCCGTCGGCGCGCACCTCCGGGACCAACAGGTGGCCGCGGCGGCCGCCGCCTCGGAGTCCGCAGAGACCTGGGAGGGAGAGCGCTGGCGGTTCGCCGCCCGCGTCGACGCGCTGCAGGGCCGCTCGGTTCGAGTGCCCGACGGTGCGCCGACGGACGCGTGGACCGCCGCGGGGCGGACCGACCGACTCTGA
- a CDS encoding DUF7282 domain-containing protein, with amino-acid sequence MKQSTIRHAALTAGVAFAVLAAAMALIGPAATGTVAAQTNGTANDTANATATVEYNDQTIDGENVVVERVNLSNGGYVAIYDEGGSLVGHSDYLGSGEQTNVTVTLDEALSRSQVTVATVHTDDGNREFNESANAPYRDGGAPVSSTAYLTVEGGSEETTTTTTSTDETTTSSDGASADETTADSSDSTTSTDGPGFGVVAALVGLLAAVAIALRRD; translated from the coding sequence ATGAAGCAATCTACAATCCGACACGCCGCACTCACCGCCGGAGTGGCGTTCGCCGTGCTCGCCGCCGCGATGGCCCTCATTGGTCCCGCAGCGACGGGAACGGTCGCCGCGCAGACGAACGGAACCGCAAACGACACCGCGAACGCAACCGCCACGGTGGAGTACAACGACCAGACGATAGACGGAGAGAACGTCGTCGTCGAGCGGGTGAACCTCTCGAACGGCGGCTACGTCGCCATCTACGACGAGGGCGGAAGCCTCGTCGGTCACTCCGACTATCTGGGGTCGGGCGAACAGACGAACGTCACGGTGACGCTCGACGAAGCGCTCTCGCGGAGTCAAGTGACGGTGGCGACCGTCCACACCGACGACGGGAATCGGGAGTTCAACGAGAGCGCTAACGCGCCGTACCGAGACGGCGGCGCTCCCGTCAGCAGCACGGCGTATCTGACCGTCGAAGGTGGGAGCGAAGAGACGACCACGACGACCACGTCGACGGACGAGACGACTACGTCGTCCGACGGTGCGAGTGCCGATGAGACGACGGCCGACAGCAGCGACTCTACGACCAGCACGGACGGACCCGGCTTCGGCGTCGTCGCGGCGCTCGTCGGTCTCCTCGCGGCAGTCGCCATCGCCCTTCGCCGCGACTGA
- the sucC gene encoding ADP-forming succinate--CoA ligase subunit beta, with product MKLHEYQAKDIFADAGIPIPESQLATNVDEAVSAAESIGYPVAIKAQVHVGGRGKAGGIKIASDEEEARQYADDVLGMDLKGYTVEQVLVEAGVDFTNELYVGVTMDRGEGKPVAMVSTEGGVNIEEVAEENPDAIAREHIDPAFGLHPYQARKTVYDAGVDQSVARGVSSILTTLYDLYEERDASDIEINPVMITSDGDVVAADAVMNIDDDALFRQPDLAEMEEETYEDELEKKAGEYGFDYVRLDGNVGIIGNGAGLVMTTLDLVDYYGGKPANFLDIGGGAKAERVTNALDMVFSDENVDAVVFNIFGGITRGDEVAKGINEALESFDEIPKKVVVRLAGTNAEEGMEILNTDLVEVEETLEDAVQRAVENAQEASQ from the coding sequence ATGAAGCTTCACGAGTATCAGGCGAAGGATATCTTCGCCGACGCCGGGATTCCAATCCCGGAGTCGCAGCTCGCGACGAACGTCGACGAGGCGGTGTCGGCTGCCGAGTCGATCGGATACCCCGTCGCCATCAAGGCGCAGGTACACGTCGGCGGCCGCGGGAAGGCCGGCGGTATCAAGATCGCCTCCGACGAGGAGGAGGCTCGGCAGTACGCCGACGACGTCCTCGGAATGGACCTGAAAGGCTACACCGTCGAGCAGGTGCTCGTCGAGGCCGGCGTCGACTTCACGAACGAACTGTACGTCGGCGTCACGATGGACCGCGGCGAGGGCAAGCCCGTCGCCATGGTCTCCACCGAGGGCGGCGTCAACATCGAGGAAGTCGCCGAGGAGAACCCCGACGCCATAGCCCGCGAACACATCGACCCGGCGTTCGGCCTGCACCCCTACCAAGCGCGGAAGACCGTCTACGACGCAGGCGTCGACCAGTCGGTCGCCCGAGGCGTCTCCTCGATTCTCACGACGTTGTACGACCTCTACGAGGAGCGCGACGCCTCCGACATCGAGATCAACCCGGTGATGATCACGAGCGACGGCGACGTGGTCGCCGCCGACGCCGTGATGAACATTGACGACGACGCGCTGTTCCGGCAGCCGGACCTCGCGGAGATGGAAGAGGAGACGTACGAGGACGAACTGGAGAAGAAAGCCGGCGAGTACGGCTTCGACTACGTCCGCCTCGACGGCAACGTCGGCATCATCGGCAACGGCGCCGGTCTCGTCATGACGACGCTCGACCTCGTCGACTACTACGGCGGCAAGCCGGCGAACTTCCTCGACATCGGCGGCGGCGCGAAAGCCGAGCGCGTGACGAACGCGCTGGACATGGTGTTCTCCGACGAGAACGTCGACGCGGTCGTCTTCAACATCTTCGGCGGCATCACCCGCGGCGACGAGGTCGCCAAGGGTATCAACGAGGCGCTCGAGTCCTTCGACGAGATTCCGAAGAAGGTCGTCGTCCGCCTCGCCGGCACGAACGCCGAGGAGGGGATGGAGATTCTGAACACCGACCTCGTGGAGGTCGAAGAGACGCTGGAGGACGCGGTCCAGCGTGCGGTCGAAAACGCCCAGGAGGCGAGCCAATGA